The segment TGAAATGTCTGAAACAGACTCGTAATCAGCTCCCCGCCCAGCGTTTCCAGGTGCGGCGCTATGGTGTAAATAAAACTCATTCCTTAATTACCTCCATTTCTACTCCCAGGGAGCGGATATATGCAATGGCATCCTTCATGGACGCTTCTTCGCCTGACAGGGTGACAACCAGTTTTCCGAGAGGCTTTCCCTTCAGATAGTCAATGTTTCCGTAAATAATGTTGGCGCTCACCCCGAACTTACTGGAAATCGCCGAGATAAGCGGTTCCCCTGCATTCCCGCCGGAGTATGTAAGAAGCACCATCTTGTCTCCCGGGTTAAGCTCCGTCAGGCTGTGTCCCTCCGCAATCAGCTCATGGATCTTTGAGAGACTGTTTGCCGTGTCGATGAAGTTTTTCGTCATCTCCTCCTTGGGATGGCTGAACACGGAAACCGTGTCTCCTTCCTCCACCACAGAGCCTCTCTCCATCACAGCCACCCTGTCACAGATGTCCTTCACCACAGCCATCTCATGGGTGATAAGGACGATGGTGATTCCAAGCTTTTCATTGACCTGCTTAAGCAGCTTTAAAATCGACTGGGTCGTCTGCGGATCCAGGGCGCTGGTGGCCTCGTCACACAAAAGCACCTTCGGATCGTTTGCAAGGGCTCTGGCGATGGCCACCCTCTGCTTCTGGCCTCCGGAAAGCTGAGACGGATAGGCGTCGCGCTTGTCGGAAAGTCCCACCAGCTCCAGAAGCTCTGAAATCTTCTTTTCCTTCTCCTCCCTGGAAAGACTGCTCTTTTTCAGGGGGAATGCAATATTCTGGTAGACGGTTCTGGAGCGCAGGAGATTAAAGTGCTGGAAAATCATTCCGATTTTTCTTCTCACCTGGCGCAGGCGCTTTAAGTCCATGGCCGTCAGCTCCTCGCCGTCCACAAATACCCTTCCCTGAGTGGGGCGCTCAAGGAGATTGATGCACCGCACCAGCGTCGATTTTCCCGCTCCCGAAAAACCGATAATGCCGAAGATTTCCCCCTCCTCTATCTGAAGATTCACGTCCTTTACCGCATGAACGTCTCCCGCAGACGCGGTAAAGGTCTTGCTGACATGCTCTAACTGAATCATTGACTCTCATCCTTTCCTCTCTCAAACAAATCTCTGCACAGGCCGCTTGGGAAACAGCTTCTGTTTTGCCTCATTGGTCTCCTGCCCTTCAGGCTTTTTGCCTCTCAGAAAACCAAAAAAACCCCCGCCCTGATATTGCTATCAGGACGAGGGCAACTGCTCCCGTGGTACCACCTAATTTCACCTGCTGCTCACACAGCCAGGCCTTATCAAGTACGTCCGCCGTAACGGATTATACTCTGTCGCTGTAACGGGCGCTCCCGTCGCGGTCTAAAATCTTCGACCGTGCGGCTCTAAGACCATCTTCACATGCCTGTCTTTATTCCCTCACACCAAACGGGAACTCTCTGTGAAAGCATCAGCCTGTTACTCTTCTCTTCACTGCCTTTTCTAGGATTCTCTTTTGAATTTTCCTTTTTTCGAATGCAGTTTCCTGCTTAAGTTGTGATTATCTTAATCCTTTCTGTCCGATTTGTCAACTGTTTTTTTATTTTCAGACAATTCCTGGTAACAATTCAGCCATGCGAGGATTCGGGCAGGAAAATGCGTTGAAAGCGTGCTTTCATAAAATTTTCCTGCCCGAATCTTCATAGAACAAACGCTCAGCGCCTCTTGTCCGCTGCAAGCGGACAAGAAGATACATGGCTGAACTCCTGCAATTTCTGTACAGCCTCAGCAGACGGAACAGATAAGAACCTGCATCATACCCGGCGCCTTCATCGGCAGTTCTTATCGACAGTTCTTATTTAGTAATTCTCCTTGCGTACTTCAAAGAAGCTCTGTGGATGAGCACATACAGGACATACCTCCGGAGCCTTCTTTCCGATGACAAGATGACCGCAGTTTCTGCACTCCCACATGGTCTCCTCGGACTTCTCAAATACTTTCTGCATCTCAACATTGTTTAAGAGCTTTAAGTATCTCTCCTCATGGGTCTTCTCAATCTCAGCCACCATTCTGAACTTGGCTGCCAGAGCTGTAAAGCCCTCCTCCTCTGCCTCCTTGGCAAAGGTTGCGTACATGTCTGTCCACTCATAGTTCTCGCCCTCTGCAGCTGACTTTAAGTTCTCCGGTGTGGAGCCGATTCCGTGGAGTTCCTTAAACCACATCTTCGCATGTTCCTTCTCATTGTTGGCTGTCTGCTCAAAGATGGCTGCAATCTGCTCATAGCCTTCCTTCTTTGCAACACTTGCGAAATATGTATATTTGTTTCTTGCCTGTGACTCTCCTGCAAATGCAGTCTGTAAGTTCTGTTCTGTCTTGCTTCCCTTTAATTCCATGGTAATCCCTCCGTTTAAAATATTTTATTTTAGTAATTATTACTGTTTTTATCTTACACTGGTTTCCAGAATTTGTCAAGAAGTAAAGCAACAATTTCCGGGTGACTTTGAAAGATTATAGCATTTTATCTGTGGGACGCGGCTGATTTCTCATCTTTCAGACAGGCGCCGAAAAAAAATTCGTTTTATTTTCTTAATATTTTCTGAAATTCATTGACACTAAAAGTGATTCTCCTATAATCTGTTACCAGAGAGGCTTACCAGCCCGACGATAAACAGTCCGGCAGTCCAGGCTGCTCTGTCTGAGCTTTCGCAAATGGCGCTGCCTGTTTCCCTTTCGCCCAGGCACCGGCCCGGCAGACTGCGGATTTATAAGACTTTAAATAATAAAGGAGTATTGAAATTATGTGCGGAATCGTTGGCTATATCGGCAGCAGGCCTGCCGCTCCCATTTTACTGAACGGACTTTCCAAGCTGGAATACAGGGGATATGATTCGGCAGGCATTGCCGTCTACAACGGAAAACAGATTGTCATGGAAAAAGTGACCGGGCGTTTAAACCGCTTGAGGGAGCTGACCCGCGACGGCGAAACCCTTCCCGGCCTTTCAGGCATCGGTCACACGCGCTGGGCCACACACGGAAGCCCCTCCGATGTAAATGCCCATCCCCATTTCAACAGGGATGGCTCCATTGTGGTGGTACACAATGGAATTATCGAAAATTATGCCAAGCTGAAACAGACTCTCATCGGCCGCGGCTATGAGTTCCTGTCTGAGACGGATACAGAGGTGCTGGCCCACCTTCTCGACTATTATTATAAAGGGAAGTGTGCAGGAAACCCTCTGGCCGCCCTGACAAAAGTCATGCAGAAGGTAGAAGGCTCCTATGCCCTGGGCATTCTGTTCAGAGATTTCCCGGAGCAGATATTTGCCGCCAGAAAAGACAGCCCTCTGATTGTAGGAGGCAGTGAAGAGGGAAATTTCATCGCCTCCGATGTGCCGGCCATCCTCCAGTATACCAGAAGCGTCTACTATATGGAAAACGAGGAGATCGCCGTTCTCTCCAGGGAGGGAATCCGGTTTTTTAACATGGACGAGGAGGAGCTCTCCAAGGAGCCTGTGACCATCGAGTGGGATATTGACGCAGCTGAAAAGGGCGGCTATGAGCATTTCATGCTGAAGGAGATCTATGAGCAGCCAAAAGCAGTCCGCGACACCCTGACTCCCCGCATCAGAGACGGCAGGGTAGTCATAGAGGAGCTTGGCATGACGGACGAAGAGATCGCCCGCATCCGGAAAATTATGATCGTGGCCTGCGGCTCCGCCTATCACACAGGCGTCACAGCGAAATACGTGTTTGAGGGTATTTCCCGCATCCCGGTAGAGGTAGATCTGGCTTCCGAGTTCCGCTACCGCAACCCCATCTTCGAGGAGGGCACCCTTGTCGTCGTTGTCAGCCAGTCCGGCGAAACTGCCGACTCTCTGGCCGCCCTCAGGGAGGCCCATGAAAACGGGCAGCGGGTCCTGGGAATCGTCAATGTGGTGGGAAGCTCCATTGCCAGAGAGGCTGACAATGTCATGTACACCTGGGCAGGCCCGGAAATCTCTGTAGCCACCACCAAGGCCTACAGCGCCCAGCTGGCCGCCTTCTATCTCCTGGCTCTCCGCTTTGCAGAAGTCAGAAAGACCATCTCCCCCGAAGAATACACAGAGTACATCGCTGCTCTCCTGAAGCTGCCGGAACAGATGGAGGAGATTCTGAAGGACAGGGAGCTGGTTCAGCGCTTTGCAAACCGTTACCTGGCTGCGGATCACATTTTCTTTATCGGACGCGGAATCGACTATGCCATCTCTCTGGAGGGGTCGCTGAAACTGAAGGAGATCTCCTACATCCACTCTGAGGCCTACGCCGCCGGGGAGCTGAAGCACGGAACCATTTCGCTGATCGAGGACGGTACCCTGGTGGTTGCTCTGGCGACCCAGGCACACCTCTATCCGAAGACTGTAAGCAATATCGTGGAAGTCAAGACAAGGGGAGCTTTCGTCATGGCTCTGGCCAATGAGGATAATACAGCGA is part of the Clostridium sp. M62/1 genome and harbors:
- a CDS encoding methionine ABC transporter ATP-binding protein, producing the protein MIQLEHVSKTFTASAGDVHAVKDVNLQIEEGEIFGIIGFSGAGKSTLVRCINLLERPTQGRVFVDGEELTAMDLKRLRQVRRKIGMIFQHFNLLRSRTVYQNIAFPLKKSSLSREEKEKKISELLELVGLSDKRDAYPSQLSGGQKQRVAIARALANDPKVLLCDEATSALDPQTTQSILKLLKQVNEKLGITIVLITHEMAVVKDICDRVAVMERGSVVEEGDTVSVFSHPKEEMTKNFIDTANSLSKIHELIAEGHSLTELNPGDKMVLLTYSGGNAGEPLISAISSKFGVSANIIYGNIDYLKGKPLGKLVVTLSGEEASMKDAIAYIRSLGVEMEVIKE
- the rbr gene encoding rubrerythrin, with translation MELKGSKTEQNLQTAFAGESQARNKYTYFASVAKKEGYEQIAAIFEQTANNEKEHAKMWFKELHGIGSTPENLKSAAEGENYEWTDMYATFAKEAEEEGFTALAAKFRMVAEIEKTHEERYLKLLNNVEMQKVFEKSEETMWECRNCGHLVIGKKAPEVCPVCAHPQSFFEVRKENY
- the glmS gene encoding glutamine--fructose-6-phosphate transaminase (isomerizing) — its product is MCGIVGYIGSRPAAPILLNGLSKLEYRGYDSAGIAVYNGKQIVMEKVTGRLNRLRELTRDGETLPGLSGIGHTRWATHGSPSDVNAHPHFNRDGSIVVVHNGIIENYAKLKQTLIGRGYEFLSETDTEVLAHLLDYYYKGKCAGNPLAALTKVMQKVEGSYALGILFRDFPEQIFAARKDSPLIVGGSEEGNFIASDVPAILQYTRSVYYMENEEIAVLSREGIRFFNMDEEELSKEPVTIEWDIDAAEKGGYEHFMLKEIYEQPKAVRDTLTPRIRDGRVVIEELGMTDEEIARIRKIMIVACGSAYHTGVTAKYVFEGISRIPVEVDLASEFRYRNPIFEEGTLVVVVSQSGETADSLAALREAHENGQRVLGIVNVVGSSIAREADNVMYTWAGPEISVATTKAYSAQLAAFYLLALRFAEVRKTISPEEYTEYIAALLKLPEQMEEILKDRELVQRFANRYLAADHIFFIGRGIDYAISLEGSLKLKEISYIHSEAYAAGELKHGTISLIEDGTLVVALATQAHLYPKTVSNIVEVKTRGAFVMALANEDNTAIDQVADYTIHIPNTNRYFTNSLAIIPLQLFAYYVSLGRGLDVDKPRNLAKSVTVE